The following are encoded in a window of Etheostoma cragini isolate CJK2018 chromosome 7, CSU_Ecrag_1.0, whole genome shotgun sequence genomic DNA:
- the fam217b gene encoding uncharacterized protein fam217b, with amino-acid sequence MGPIMQERTTSTTLKRVVSKEKIRVKYTENSGPVTSSKKGNKMKKAVGQMKNGLPGPGQDKDTVTTVQKGAQSKGGRVKCGSTRNTSKLSSPEEGDLRPQLRKHLTVHRKEEQRENQRMSQCSNELHQNRGGMGKNRRALSLPLSPISGLRHMPAHPLTHSPAPTPEALQRHYNQKDEDTDSASDLSDSERLPVLPSPCTPCTPPHLNLRAEVINTNDFPPDFPGPHGAVGDEDESEKPSYNYPDFLPPPFNSWSLRQLAVFLHTDGRGAPRPKPVGPLEKYLERLLQLEWLQIQTVQAESSRPPGSRTRLQGFPSATTAHPPRPHTAPPSRLNSPKGLRQSQRAFPFTPVNNPPSPASAQQQHSRFPVCPHCHIRYPLCNGSCSANAYQRHSRLSPLLEHKARPGAPAKRSSSETRATSTECRSPGGQGGVQVGGGAQTPVSPSAGRSHLRHMQAAGNVRKQPQDPGTNPNSRGQVRKSRVRANSETDVKKEPCGSKAASAEKQVFVASKREVTTPKRVERDWQRTEAVGQASKTAMKRAAKEPQSLSRAPLSSKQNGKTKNVHFVAK; translated from the exons ATGGGGCCCATCATGCAGGAGCGCACGACATCCACGACACTAAAACGCGTCGTCTCCAAAGAGAAGATTCGGGTAAAATATACTGAAAACAGCGGACCAGTAACCAG TTCAAAGAAAGGTAACAAGATGAAGAAAGCAGTGGGCCAGATGAAAAATGGCCTCCCAGGACCAGGTCAGGATAAGGACACAGTGACAACAGTGCAGAAG GGTGCGCAGTCTAAAGGTGGCAGGGTCAAATGTGGCAGTACACGCAATACGAGCAAACTGTCCAG CCCTGAAGAAGGAGATTTGAGACCTCAACTCCGCAAACATTTAACTGTGCACAGGAAAGAGGAGCAACGCGAAAATCAGCGGATGTCTCAGTGCAGCAACGAGCTACACCAGAACCGTGGTGGGATGGGGAAAAATCGGCGAGCCctctccctgcctctctccCCAATATCAGGGCTACGACACATGCCAGCACACCCTTTAACACACTCCCCAGCTCCAACCCCAGAGGCACTACAGCGGCACTACAACCAGAAGGATGAAGACACTGACAGTGCCAGTGATCTGTCAGACTCTGAGAGGCTGCCTGTTCTGCCCTCTCCCTGTACCCCCTGCACCCCTCCTCACCTCAACCTTCGGGCCGAGGTCATCAATACTAATGACTTTCCCCCGGACTTCCCAGGACCCCATGGGGCTGTGGGTGATGAAGATGAGAGTGAAAAACCCAGCTACAATTACCCAGACTTTCTGCCTCCTCCGTTCAACAGCTGGAGCCTGAGACAGCTGGCAGTGTTTCTTCATACGGATGGTCGTGGCGCCCCCCGCCCCAAGCCAGTAGGGCCCTTAGAGAAGTACCTGGAAAGGCTGCTTCAGCTGGAGTGGCTCCAGATCCAAACGGTGCAAGCAGAAAGCAGCCGCCCACCTGGTAGTCGTACAAGGCTGCAAGGCTTCCCCTCTGCCACCACTGCTCACCCGCCCAGGCCTCACACAGCTCCACCATCACGACTCAACTCCCCTAAAGGGCTGCGGCAAAGCCAGCGAGCCTTCCCATTTACACCTGTCAACAACCCCCCATCACCTGCTTCAGCCCAGCAACAACACTCCCGCTTTCCAGTTTGCCCTCACTGTCACATTCGCTACCCATTGTGCAACGGAAGCTGCTCTGCTAATGCTTACCAGCGTCACTCAAGGCTCAGCCCACTTCTTGAGCACAAAGCCAGACCTGGAGCACCAGCGAAGAGGAGCAGCAGTGAGACCCGAGCCACCTCAACAGAATGTAGGAGCCCAGGAGGACAAGGTGGAGTACAAGTCGGAGGCGGAGCCCAGACCCCAGTTAGCCCCTCAGCTGGGAGGAGTCATCTTAGGCACATGCAAGCTGCAGGCAATGTCCGTAAGCAACCCCAGGATCCTGGAACTAACCCAAACAGCAGAGGTCAGGTGAGGAAAAGCCGCGTCAGAGCTAACTCTGAAACAGATGTCAAAAAGGAGCCTTGTGGCAGTAAAGCAGCTAGTGCAGAGAAACAAGTTTTTGTTGCAAGTAAGAGAGAGGTCACCACCCCCAAGAGAGTAGAAAGGGACTGGCAGAGGACAGAGGCGGTAGGTCAGGCCTCTAAAACTGCCATGAAAAGAGCTGCTAAAGAGCCGCAGTCTCTCTCCAGAGCTCCGCTCAGTAGTAAGCAgaatggcaaaacaaaaaatgtgcacTTTGTTGCAAAGTAA
- the ppp1r3da gene encoding protein phosphatase 1, regulatory subunit 3Da — protein MDRGWFIGHERIPALKEQTSSPYSSISMPCMTINLTEMLQDDKPSAVKKPVPIRPPSPRISPPREFHRSLSCEPKPKPIIRQRSRSLPSTTEKKKRCRNVGVRFVDSLGLDLEDIKLFKSAEDPFVPHHVSFRLLMGAELTDGRHLEISLPYLKPVFAQQPGDQQGFLHRLNEQKVCLERVLCFELGVIGITQVLNLDFEKDVIARYSFTEWKNCTETKASWVSTITKNWEGGGGQLSCDTFSFHLPVPPFLQPGAVLQFAIQYKVCGAEYWDNNNGENYKLVCHNYKLTVPKECEDSMVHFI, from the coding sequence ATGGATAGAGGGTGGTTTATTGGACATGAGAGGATCCCTGCCTTAAAGGAGCAGACGTCAAGCCCCTACAGCAGTATCTCAATGCCCTGCATGACCATCAACCTGACTGAAATGCTTCAAGATGACAAACCTAGTGCAGTAAAGAAGCCAGTTCCAATCCGCCCCCCGAGCCCCAGAATCTCTCCGCCAAGGGAGTTCCACCGCAGTCTCTCCTGTGAACCCAAGCCTAAACCCATCATCCGACAACGGTCACGCTCTCTGCCTTCcaccacagagaaaaagaagcgATGCAGAAATGTTGGTGTGCGGTTTGTTGACTCTTTGGGGCTCGACCTGGAAGACATCAAACTTTTTAAATCTGCAGAGGATCCATTTGTACCACATCATGTTTCCTTCAGATTGTTGATGGGTGCAGAGTTGACAGATGGAAGGCATCTGGAGATATCCTTGCCATACCTGAAGCCGGTTTTCGCCCAACAACCTGGAGACCAGCAAGGATTCCTGCATCGCCTCAATGAGCAGAAAGTGTGTCTGGAGAGGGTATTGTGTTTTGAACTTGGTGTCATCGGAATTACTCAGGTCCTCAATTTGGACTTTGAGAAGGATGTTATAGCTCGGTATTCATTTACAGAGTGGAAGAACTGCACAGAAACTAAGGCCTCTTGGGTGTCCACCATCACCAAGAACTGGGAAGGAGGAGGGGGCCAACTTAGTTGTGACACATTTAGTTTCCACCTGCCTGTTCCTCCGTTTTTACAGCCAGGAGCAGTGTTGCAGTTTGCTATTCAATACAAAGTATGTGGAGCTGAATACTGGGACAACAATAATGGAGAAAATTATAAGTTAGTTTGCCATAACTACAAGCTCACTGTGCCTAAAGAATGCGAGGATAGCATGGTGCACTTTATTTAG